AAGGTGAAGACCTACGACGATTATGGCAATGTGGTCTTCCGCAAGATCACGGTCTGCAACTGATCAGTCCGCCGACTGGCCTCCCGAAAGCCCGGATGTTCCCTGCATCCGGGTTTTTCGTATGTATGAGAACCTTGTCATGAGAAAAATAAGGATTATATTGTTTCTCATGAAGGAGCCGGCATCATGCAGCGCAAACCCGTACAGCAGGCCAATGCCGAGGGCGTCGTGCTCACCAAGGCGGCTGTCCGCGCGGCGGACAGGCTGGGCCTGACGGCGCGCATTCTCTCGGCGGTCATCGGCGTTTCGGAGGCGACGGTCTCGCGGCTGAAACGGCAGGATGTACTGCTGGAGCGCGGCACCAAGCCCTTCGAGCTTGCCGTCCTGCTTGTGCGCCTCTTCCGCTCGCTCGACGCCATCGCCGGTGGCGACGAGGGCGTCTCGCGCGCCTGGATGACGGCGGAGAACACGGTGCTTGGCGCACGCCCCGTCGACCGCATCACCTCCGTTACCGGCCTTGTCGATGTCCTTGCCTATCTGGACGCCCGCCGCGCTCTCGTCTGAGGCGCGGCCCTTCGCGGGTCCCGTCTGGCGGTTCGTCGAGGCGCAGCACCGCGTCTCGACCCTGAAGCTCGTCGATACGCTGGACGAGCAGGCCTTGCTGGAAGACCTCCTGGAGGAGAGCAAGCCGGTCCTTCCGCCCGAATGCGCCGGCCTCGATTATCTGCTCGCCACACCCTTCCGCTATGGCGCGGTCTACCCGCATGGCTCGCGCTTCCGCAGGGCAGGGCGCACGCTCGGCGTCTACTACGCGGCGCTGACGGTGGAGACGGCGCTGGCCGAAATGGGCTTCTACCGCCTGCTGTTCTTTTCCGAATCGCCGGCAACGCCACTGCCCGGCAACGCCGCCGACTACACCGCCTTCTCCGCCGCCGTTGCGACGGAAAAATCGATCGACCTCACGCGCCCGCCGCTCGACCGTGACGCCCCGCACTGGACGCACCCGACCGACTACGCCGCCTGCCAGTCGCTGGCCGACGGCGCACGGGAAGGCGGCATCGCCGCCATCCTCTACCGCTCGGTGCGCGATCCCGCTGCCGGCACCAACATGGCGCTGCTGACGGCAACCGGCTTTGCCGCGCCAAAACCGGTGGAGCGCCAGACCTGGCGCATCCGGCTCTCTGCCCTCGGCGTGCAGGCGCTCTGCGACCACCCGCCAAGGCGCATCGGCTTTTCCCGCGAGGATTTTCGAGGGGATCCGCGCATCGGGTGAGGCGGGGCCTTTCCGCCCTCTGCCCAAGCCACACCCGGGCTGCCGACAACCCTTGCCCCGCCCACCGGCGTCATCCTCGGCCTTGTGCCGAGGATCTGCCGACGCATCGAAACCGCGACGGTTGCAGATGCTCGGGACAGGCCCGAGCATGACGAAAGAAAGGGTGAATTTCGCGAAACCGGCTGCGCTCACGCCAGCAGCGCCGTCTCCTCGAAAAACGCCTCCGGTCCGTCCACCTCGATCAGCTTGCGCTTCTCGATCAGCCAGAACCGGTTCGCCACCGCCCGCACGAAGGCGCGGTCGT
This DNA window, taken from Shinella zoogloeoides, encodes the following:
- a CDS encoding MbcA/ParS/Xre antitoxin family protein, whose protein sequence is MQRKPVQQANAEGVVLTKAAVRAADRLGLTARILSAVIGVSEATVSRLKRQDVLLERGTKPFELAVLLVRLFRSLDAIAGGDEGVSRAWMTAENTVLGARPVDRITSVTGLVDVLAYLDARRALV
- a CDS encoding RES family NAD+ phosphorylase, whose product is MSLPIWTPAALSSEARPFAGPVWRFVEAQHRVSTLKLVDTLDEQALLEDLLEESKPVLPPECAGLDYLLATPFRYGAVYPHGSRFRRAGRTLGVYYAALTVETALAEMGFYRLLFFSESPATPLPGNAADYTAFSAAVATEKSIDLTRPPLDRDAPHWTHPTDYAACQSLADGAREGGIAAILYRSVRDPAAGTNMALLTATGFAAPKPVERQTWRIRLSALGVQALCDHPPRRIGFSREDFRGDPRIG